One window of the Emcibacter sp. genome contains the following:
- a CDS encoding methylated-DNA--[protein]-cysteine S-methyltransferase, producing MTQLTIDHIKSPVGIIFAISNRDKLCALDFEEFEDRMHRLLAKRHDSYDLTEQKNTFLRDRLDRYFSGNMDSFNDIEVEISGTPFQSRVWQALRTIPAGETWSYKDLAAAVGNPKAVRAVGTANGQNPVAIIIPCHRVIGSDGGLAGYAGGIERKRRLLELEGISFPEK from the coding sequence ATGACCCAACTTACCATCGACCATATCAAAAGCCCGGTCGGCATAATCTTTGCCATCAGCAATAGGGACAAACTCTGCGCCCTGGATTTCGAGGAGTTTGAAGACAGGATGCACCGTCTGCTCGCCAAACGACATGATAGTTACGACCTGACTGAGCAGAAAAATACATTTCTGCGGGACAGGCTTGATCGTTATTTTTCAGGCAATATGGACAGTTTTAACGATATTGAGGTGGAGATTTCAGGCACCCCGTTCCAGAGCAGGGTCTGGCAGGCCCTCAGAACCATACCGGCGGGTGAAACCTGGTCCTATAAAGACCTTGCCGCAGCAGTCGGCAATCCAAAGGCCGTCCGGGCCGTGGGGACCGCCAACGGTCAAAACCCCGTTGCTATTATCATCCCCTGTCACCGGGTAATCGGCAGTGACGGCGGCCTTGCCGGCTATGCCGGAGGGATTGAGCGGAAACGACGGCTGCTGGAACTGGAAGGTATCAGCTTTCCGGAGAAATAA
- a CDS encoding DNA-3-methyladenine glycosylase 2 family protein has product MNRENSHISMDRDQCYQALLSRDKRYDGKFFTAVMTTGIFCRPVCPARPPKKENCSFLPSAGAAMAAGFRPCLRCRPEVSPELPGWRGTASTVTKALRMINDGALNEGSVEDLADRVGLGSRHLRRLFDQHLGASPKEIADTRRLLFAKQLITETSLPLTEVALAAGYNSLRRFNDAFHTCYKKAPRDMRRGKQSDTGEDGGLQLTLRYTPPYSWFWIRNYFKGRTLKNIENITDTSYQRSFELNGRGGYFTAKHLPDQSAFRISIFYPEISHLAPIVGRIRQLFDLDCNIQSVNDYLRQDPRLDDTVSRNPGIRIPGCWDPFELSIRAILGQQVSVEGGTTLTSRLVRKLGRPLVGAPANLSLIFPRPEDVAGADLSDIGIPKSRQDVLKLFSAKVADDPDFLFRPSQLDELIQSLCALKGIGPWTANYIAMRGLREPDAFPVSDLGLIKALDLQESKKARLEMLQIAENWRPFRAYATMYLWSSLTQETHK; this is encoded by the coding sequence ATGAACAGAGAAAACAGTCATATTTCGATGGATCGGGACCAATGTTACCAGGCTCTGCTGAGTCGGGATAAACGGTACGACGGGAAGTTCTTCACAGCGGTGATGACCACCGGTATTTTCTGTCGGCCAGTGTGTCCGGCCAGACCGCCCAAGAAGGAAAACTGCTCGTTCCTGCCAAGTGCCGGCGCCGCCATGGCCGCCGGTTTTCGCCCCTGTCTGCGGTGCCGGCCGGAGGTATCCCCGGAACTCCCCGGATGGCGGGGCACAGCAAGTACAGTGACAAAGGCCCTGCGCATGATCAATGACGGCGCCCTCAATGAAGGCTCGGTCGAGGATCTGGCCGACAGGGTAGGCCTTGGCAGTCGCCATCTCCGCCGACTTTTTGACCAGCATCTGGGTGCTTCTCCCAAGGAAATCGCAGATACCCGGCGATTGCTGTTTGCCAAACAACTGATAACGGAAACCTCCCTGCCCCTGACGGAAGTTGCCCTGGCAGCCGGTTATAACAGCTTGCGTCGCTTTAACGACGCCTTCCATACCTGTTACAAAAAAGCCCCCCGGGATATGCGGCGTGGTAAACAATCCGATACAGGAGAAGACGGCGGACTGCAGCTTACACTGAGATATACACCGCCCTACAGCTGGTTCTGGATCAGAAACTATTTCAAAGGCAGAACCCTGAAAAATATCGAAAATATAACCGATACATCCTATCAAAGATCCTTTGAACTGAACGGCCGGGGCGGATATTTCACCGCCAAACATCTACCCGATCAATCCGCCTTCAGGATCAGCATTTTCTATCCGGAAATCTCTCATCTGGCCCCCATCGTCGGCCGTATCCGCCAGCTTTTCGATCTGGATTGCAACATCCAGAGCGTCAACGACTATCTCCGGCAGGACCCCCGGCTTGACGACACCGTCAGCCGTAACCCGGGCATCAGGATACCCGGATGCTGGGACCCTTTTGAACTGTCCATCCGGGCGATTCTCGGCCAGCAGGTCAGCGTGGAGGGGGGCACCACCCTGACCAGTCGCCTGGTCCGGAAACTGGGCCGGCCGCTTGTTGGTGCGCCAGCCAACCTGTCCTTGATTTTTCCGCGACCGGAGGACGTTGCAGGCGCAGACCTGTCCGATATCGGTATCCCCAAAAGCAGACAGGATGTTCTGAAACTGTTTTCCGCCAAGGTGGCGGATGATCCGGACTTTCTGTTTCGTCCGTCACAACTGGATGAACTTATCCAGAGCCTTTGCGCCCTGAAAGGCATTGGTCCCTGGACAGCCAACTATATTGCCATGCGCGGCCTGAGGGAACCTGACGCCTTCCCGGTCAGCGACCTCGGCCTGATCAAGGCCCTCGACCTGCAGGAGAGCAAAAAAGCACGCCTCGAAATGCTGCAGATTGCCGAGAACTGGCGTCCCTTCCGGGCCTATGCCACCATGTATCTCTGGTCTTCCCTCACACAGGAAACACACAAATGA
- a CDS encoding NAD kinase encodes MTKNDLKLALVNSDTETAISSAEKLREFYKFVPVEEADVIVALGGDGYMLHLMHDLLHNDTPIFGMNCGTVGFLMNKFGVGNLVKRIRQAESYCFHPLKMSAITTSGESHTALAINEVSLLRETRQTAKIKIFVDEKERMDELVCDGVLVATPAGSTAYNLSAHGPIIPLGSDVVALTPISAFRPRRWRGALLPQKAKIRFEIIHPGKRPVSAVADIQEVRDVASVTIEQDKSIEITLLFDKEHTLEERILNEQFIN; translated from the coding sequence ATGACCAAAAATGACCTGAAACTTGCCTTGGTAAACAGCGATACTGAAACGGCTATTTCTTCCGCTGAAAAACTCAGGGAGTTCTACAAGTTCGTACCGGTCGAAGAGGCTGATGTGATTGTCGCCCTTGGCGGTGACGGTTATATGCTCCACCTGATGCACGACCTTCTGCATAATGACACGCCAATATTCGGGATGAACTGCGGGACTGTCGGTTTTTTGATGAACAAATTCGGTGTCGGAAATCTGGTCAAACGGATCAGGCAGGCAGAATCCTATTGCTTTCACCCCTTGAAAATGTCGGCAATAACGACGTCCGGAGAATCCCACACGGCGCTGGCCATCAACGAGGTTTCCCTTCTTCGGGAAACACGCCAGACGGCCAAGATCAAGATATTTGTTGATGAAAAGGAACGCATGGACGAACTTGTCTGTGATGGTGTTCTTGTCGCCACTCCGGCAGGCAGCACCGCCTATAACCTGTCTGCCCACGGCCCGATCATTCCGCTTGGCTCAGATGTGGTCGCCCTGACGCCGATCAGCGCCTTCCGGCCCAGAAGGTGGCGCGGGGCGCTTTTACCGCAAAAGGCCAAAATCCGTTTTGAAATCATTCATCCAGGAAAAAGACCAGTCAGTGCGGTTGCCGACATCCAGGAAGTCCGTGATGTGGCCAGTGTTACTATTGAACAGGACAAGTCAATTGAAATTACTTTGCTTTTTGACAAGGAACATACGCTGGAAGAGCGTATCCTGAACGAACAGTTCATCAACTGA
- a CDS encoding sensor histidine kinase: protein MHGKSEFYHDAGDDSLTGAPTSQTIVPLETLEKLRRGKQSEGKKGVSSRLLAQVRTLIDRMNIDDAVPLYVASVEGELVYVNDRYRELVSTCSVSGRGNNQTENRTLPSSLVAILNEVQLTRQTMVSEEQILVQKEVRYYRSRHFPICDDQGYVIAVGGTYVDCTQQKKQERNENLMQQRFRDFARATSDWYWEVDRDYRITFVSERLTSLTGLPAFMMNGKRFEQIGTLKKDIDGEEIICDDFLDLYKPFRDYLLVIEDQDGEEVYIHLSGVPLFDSETGAFQGYRGAGMDVTVNYRARMETLAVQKSLENTLEELTNKNIQLDMASAEAEASLNAKSEFLAAMSHELRTPLNAIIGFAEAMNLEVFGDLNPQYVSYSTDIMNAGKHLLELINDVLDVAVLESGKLSLELTPTSLADIIVKALNLTILRANSKYLDTSNVKITQDYTVNVDERRATQIFVNLLSNAVKFTPEYGEIGIQVKKLDRNHVAVTVWDTGIGIPQNQQDLVFEKFHQATDNIYSRKEEGTGLGLHISRHLAQQMGGDIRLYSVVNEGSEFTVILPIAQTD, encoded by the coding sequence ATGCACGGAAAATCAGAATTTTATCATGACGCAGGGGATGATAGTCTGACGGGGGCACCCACCAGTCAGACAATTGTGCCACTGGAAACTCTTGAAAAGCTGCGACGCGGGAAACAGAGTGAGGGCAAAAAGGGAGTGTCTTCCCGTCTGTTGGCCCAGGTCAGAACGCTGATCGACCGGATGAATATCGACGATGCCGTCCCCCTCTATGTTGCTTCTGTCGAGGGAGAACTGGTTTACGTCAATGACAGATATCGCGAACTTGTCAGTACCTGTTCTGTGTCAGGACGGGGCAACAACCAGACGGAAAACAGAACTCTGCCGTCGAGTCTGGTTGCCATTCTGAATGAAGTACAGCTGACCAGACAGACGATGGTATCGGAAGAACAGATCCTGGTTCAGAAGGAGGTCCGCTACTACAGATCGCGACATTTCCCCATTTGTGATGATCAGGGGTATGTTATCGCTGTCGGCGGCACTTATGTTGACTGTACGCAGCAGAAAAAACAGGAACGCAACGAAAACCTTATGCAGCAGAGGTTCCGGGATTTTGCCCGGGCGACATCTGACTGGTACTGGGAAGTTGATCGGGATTACCGGATAACCTTTGTCTCCGAACGCCTGACGTCTCTGACCGGCTTGCCGGCCTTCATGATGAACGGCAAACGGTTTGAACAGATCGGAACCCTGAAAAAAGATATAGACGGCGAGGAAATCATCTGTGACGATTTCCTCGACCTTTACAAGCCGTTCCGGGACTATCTTCTTGTGATCGAAGACCAGGACGGTGAAGAAGTTTATATACATCTGAGCGGCGTTCCTTTGTTTGACAGTGAAACTGGCGCATTTCAGGGTTACCGCGGCGCCGGCATGGATGTTACGGTCAACTACAGGGCCCGGATGGAGACCCTGGCTGTTCAGAAATCTCTGGAAAACACCCTTGAGGAACTGACCAACAAGAATATCCAGCTTGATATGGCTTCTGCCGAGGCCGAGGCCTCGCTTAATGCCAAGAGCGAGTTTCTTGCCGCCATGAGTCATGAGCTGCGTACGCCGCTGAATGCGATTATCGGTTTTGCCGAGGCGATGAATCTCGAAGTCTTCGGCGATCTCAATCCCCAGTATGTTTCCTACAGCACGGATATTATGAATGCCGGCAAGCACCTGCTTGAACTGATCAATGATGTTCTCGATGTGGCGGTCCTGGAAAGCGGAAAACTGTCCCTGGAACTGACGCCGACTTCTCTGGCGGATATTATAGTGAAAGCCCTGAACCTGACTATTTTGCGGGCCAACAGCAAATATCTCGACACCAGCAACGTCAAAATCACTCAGGATTACACGGTCAATGTTGATGAGCGCCGGGCGACGCAGATTTTTGTGAATCTGTTGAGCAATGCGGTGAAATTTACACCGGAATATGGCGAAATCGGCATACAGGTCAAGAAACTGGATCGCAATCATGTAGCTGTGACCGTCTGGGATACCGGTATCGGCATTCCGCAGAACCAGCAGGATCTGGTCTTCGAGAAATTCCACCAGGCGACCGACAATATCTATTCCCGCAAGGAAGAAGGCACAGGACTGGGGCTGCATATTTCCCGGCACCTGGCCCAGCAGATGGGCGGAGATATCAGACTGTACAGTGTGGTGAACGAGGGATCTGAATTTACAGTGATTCTGCCGATCGCCCAAACAGACTGA
- a CDS encoding DUF2336 domain-containing protein, giving the protein MASFNGNLDGEVTGLIQLAHEKSISGRTELFQAIADLLERRHHDLSTRELSLMSDILGTLFHHVEMDVRKKLAERLATRLDTSVDLIILLANDEIEVARPVLMLSKLLDDNNLIKIIRHKTIQHQLSITARRHLSSAVCRELVTTGNDKVVVSLLSNRDARIDNDTLAGLVEKARGREDIQAPLIKREDLPRELCAQMYEWVSDSLKEVILQTHSMSESDINEIVSGTLEDIRDENETLANQVGAEENLIEKLSTAGKLSPSFLMKSLGQGQVSLFELGFAKLANIPKDIMSSILYDRGSEALAIACRAINIDRSVFLTIYRMTREARDMESKLSQEEIDRAYDRFNNMDPRRAQLTLHSWVQDATKTRLF; this is encoded by the coding sequence ATGGCGAGCTTCAATGGAAATCTGGACGGGGAGGTCACAGGTCTCATACAACTGGCACACGAAAAGTCCATATCCGGCAGGACGGAACTTTTCCAGGCCATTGCTGACCTGCTGGAACGGCGTCATCACGACCTTTCCACCCGGGAACTCTCCCTCATGTCCGATATTCTCGGCACTCTGTTCCATCATGTGGAAATGGATGTTCGCAAAAAGCTGGCCGAACGGCTTGCCACAAGACTGGATACGTCGGTCGACCTGATTATCCTGCTCGCCAATGACGAAATAGAAGTCGCCCGTCCCGTCCTTATGCTGAGCAAGCTTCTGGACGATAATAATCTGATCAAAATCATCCGGCACAAGACAATTCAGCACCAGCTCAGCATCACAGCCCGAAGACATCTTTCCTCAGCCGTCTGCAGGGAACTGGTGACGACCGGCAACGACAAGGTGGTCGTCTCCCTGCTTTCCAACCGGGACGCCAGGATTGATAACGACACCCTGGCCGGACTTGTTGAAAAGGCCCGTGGTCGGGAGGATATCCAGGCACCGTTGATAAAGCGGGAAGACCTGCCTCGGGAACTCTGTGCACAAATGTACGAATGGGTCTCGGATTCACTGAAAGAAGTTATTCTTCAAACCCATTCCATGTCCGAGAGCGATATCAACGAGATCGTCAGCGGTACGCTCGAAGATATCCGGGATGAAAATGAAACACTTGCCAACCAGGTCGGTGCAGAGGAAAACCTGATCGAGAAACTGAGCACGGCAGGAAAACTGAGCCCGTCTTTCCTGATGAAATCCCTGGGCCAGGGACAGGTTTCCCTGTTTGAACTCGGATTTGCCAAACTCGCTAATATTCCAAAGGATATTATGAGTTCCATCCTTTACGACCGGGGATCGGAAGCCCTGGCCATTGCCTGCCGAGCTATCAATATCGATCGTAGTGTCTTCCTGACCATCTATCGCATGACCCGGGAAGCCCGCGACATGGAAAGCAAACTTAGCCAGGAAGAAATCGACCGGGCCTATGACCGCTTTAACAATATGGACCCGAGACGGGCCCAACTGACCCTGCACAGCTGGGTCCAGGACGCCACAAAGACACGCCTGTTCTGA
- the moaA gene encoding GTP 3',8-cyclase MoaA — MIDPFGRHITYLRLSVTDRCDFRCQYCMAENMQFLPKAEVLSLEELEVLCTAFISKGVRKIRLTGGEPLVRKNIMSLVNNLGRYVQDGILDELTLTTNGSQLEKYAADLYRAGMRRINVSLDTLDEAKFRHITRWGQLDKVLQGIRAAQDAGLSVKINMVALKGVNDDEIESMLGWCGKNNMDLTLIETMPLGEIDVNRHDQYLSLQKVRDKLSDNWTLTESDFRTGGPARYYTVGETGRKLGLITPMSHNFCDSCNRIRVTCTGELYMCLGHEDNVDLRQVIRNHQGDRQALENAIISAVSSKPERHYFTIDPDHNRPTLQRHMSMTGG; from the coding sequence ATGATCGATCCATTCGGACGTCATATCACTTATTTGCGGCTGTCGGTGACTGACCGCTGCGATTTCCGGTGCCAGTATTGTATGGCGGAAAATATGCAGTTCCTGCCAAAAGCCGAGGTACTGAGCCTGGAAGAGCTGGAAGTCCTGTGTACTGCCTTCATCAGCAAAGGGGTCCGCAAGATCCGCCTCACCGGCGGGGAACCCCTGGTCCGCAAGAACATCATGTCTCTGGTCAATAATCTCGGCAGATATGTACAGGATGGCATACTTGATGAACTGACCCTGACCACCAACGGCAGCCAGCTTGAGAAATATGCCGCAGACCTTTACCGGGCCGGCATGCGCCGGATAAATGTTTCCCTGGATACGCTTGATGAGGCAAAATTTCGCCATATCACCCGCTGGGGCCAGCTTGACAAGGTGTTGCAGGGTATCCGGGCCGCACAGGATGCCGGACTTTCCGTCAAAATCAACATGGTGGCCCTGAAGGGCGTTAATGACGATGAAATAGAAAGCATGCTTGGCTGGTGCGGCAAAAATAATATGGATCTGACCCTGATCGAAACAATGCCGCTGGGTGAAATCGACGTCAATCGCCACGACCAGTATCTCTCCCTGCAAAAAGTCCGCGACAAGCTTTCCGACAATTGGACCCTGACAGAAAGTGACTTCCGGACCGGCGGTCCTGCACGCTATTACACTGTCGGGGAAACCGGCCGAAAGCTTGGCCTGATTACCCCGATGAGTCACAATTTCTGTGACAGCTGCAACAGAATCCGGGTCACCTGCACGGGTGAGCTTTACATGTGTCTGGGACATGAGGACAATGTTGACCTGAGGCAGGTTATACGGAATCATCAGGGAGACCGGCAGGCATTGGAAAATGCCATTATCTCCGCTGTGTCCAGCAAGCCCGAAAGGCATTATTTCACCATTGATCCGGATCACAACCGGCCGACGCTGCAACGTCATATGAGCATGACTGGTGGATAA
- a CDS encoding DUF2336 domain-containing protein, with protein MGALDKGYKADELIRLAANKSVSARNELVENITDLFLSPGGRLNEHERALMNDILSKLILNVEHHVRKELARRLAESVDLSGELVSMLANDKIDVARPLLEKNPLLHDAQLIEVIRNRTDAHRLAIAVREFVSADVSDELIEHGNEDVVEALINNGSAEISEASLEYLVAESKSFDRFQEPLLGRQDLPPALAYRMYWWVSAALRRRIVKEFDVDETLLDDAIEMATKHSLQQTGEEDGVMDKALKLARKLDEEDRLNATFILQSMRQEKVNLAVAGLSQMAGLNVKIVWRAFRERTGESLAVIAKSIGLSKEEFTSLFLLVMQTRSGGKARATSLLKSILTMYNDIKAANAKAAVRHWQRDLGYQDALTDMKEAI; from the coding sequence ATGGGCGCACTGGATAAGGGGTATAAAGCGGACGAGTTAATCAGACTCGCAGCCAACAAGTCGGTATCTGCACGCAATGAGCTTGTGGAAAACATTACTGACTTGTTTTTGAGCCCCGGCGGCCGACTGAATGAGCACGAACGTGCGCTCATGAATGACATCCTTTCCAAGCTTATTCTCAATGTTGAACATCATGTCCGCAAGGAACTGGCCCGGCGTCTGGCGGAGTCTGTCGACCTGTCCGGTGAACTGGTTTCGATGCTCGCCAATGACAAGATTGATGTCGCCCGGCCTCTGCTCGAAAAGAACCCCCTTTTGCATGATGCACAGCTGATCGAGGTCATCAGGAACCGTACCGATGCGCACAGACTGGCTATTGCCGTCAGGGAATTTGTGAGCGCGGATGTGAGTGATGAATTGATCGAGCATGGCAATGAAGATGTTGTCGAGGCGCTGATCAATAACGGAAGTGCGGAAATTTCCGAAGCGTCCCTTGAGTATCTGGTGGCAGAATCGAAAAGCTTCGACCGTTTCCAGGAACCTCTTCTCGGCCGGCAGGACCTGCCACCCGCTCTGGCTTATCGGATGTACTGGTGGGTATCGGCTGCCTTGCGTCGTCGCATCGTCAAGGAATTTGATGTTGATGAAACGCTGCTGGATGATGCCATCGAGATGGCAACCAAACATTCTCTTCAGCAGACCGGTGAAGAAGACGGCGTCATGGACAAGGCTCTGAAGCTGGCGCGCAAGCTGGATGAAGAAGACAGGCTGAATGCGACATTTATTCTTCAGTCGATGAGGCAGGAAAAAGTCAATCTGGCTGTGGCCGGTCTGTCACAGATGGCCGGTCTTAATGTCAAAATTGTCTGGCGGGCTTTCCGGGAAAGAACCGGGGAAAGCCTTGCCGTCATTGCAAAATCTATCGGGCTTAGTAAAGAGGAATTCACCTCGTTGTTTCTGTTGGTTATGCAGACCCGTTCTGGCGGAAAGGCCCGGGCGACCAGTCTGCTGAAGTCAATACTTACCATGTATAACGATATAAAAGCGGCCAATGCAAAGGCGGCGGTAAGACACTGGCAGCGCGATCTTGGATATCAGGATGCGCTGACGGACATGAAAGAGGCAATATAA